A window from Pseudobutyrivibrio ruminis HUN009 encodes these proteins:
- a CDS encoding right-handed parallel beta-helix repeat-containing protein: protein MRKRLTALMMTAALACGSLIACGSDSTTAYASETIYGEVTAVSDTGFTITVGTYENNELTLGEETADVTVSDSTTYSMAMSGGGEAPADGEAPTKPEDAATEESTEETTDETTEETTEETTDEETTEDTEDSSDDTAMTEATVEAGAETPADGEAPSGDKPDGEAPSGDKPEGEAPSGDGEAAEGEAPSGGGEAPADGETPSGDGEAPADMGDAQTELTLSDIEVGTQVAVTFDADGNVESVEILGGTQSAMGQPGGNMTSASDITYSALYEYSADETVEGETIASTGTDENAILVTDGEVTVKDSTITRTSDDSTGGDNSSFYGVGATLLTTGGTLTVDNVTIDSDAAGGAGVFAYGDGVAYVSNSTITTQQNTSGGIHVAGGGTLYANDNTVETNGESAAAIRSDRGGGTMVVDGGTYTSNGSGSPAVYCTADITISNATLTATGAEAVCIEGLNSLTLTDCDLTGNIPTSEQNDCDWNIILYQSMSGDSEVGNSTFSMTGGSITAKNGGMFYTTNTESTFILENVDITYADENDFFLRVTGNANQRGWGTSGENGAQCSFTAINQEMEGDIIWDTISTLDMEMTDGSVLTGAFIDDESAAGNGGDGYANLTIDSSSKWVVTGDSVLTSLTNNGTIVDEDGNTVSIVGTDGTVYVEGTSSYTITISEYAD, encoded by the coding sequence ATGAGGAAAAGACTTACTGCATTAATGATGACTGCAGCACTTGCTTGTGGTTCATTGATAGCTTGCGGATCAGATTCCACAACAGCTTATGCCAGTGAAACTATCTACGGAGAGGTAACAGCAGTCAGTGATACGGGATTTACAATCACCGTAGGAACTTATGAAAACAATGAACTTACATTGGGTGAGGAAACAGCAGACGTCACAGTTAGCGACAGCACAACTTACTCTATGGCAATGTCAGGCGGTGGAGAAGCACCAGCAGACGGTGAGGCTCCTACAAAGCCGGAGGATGCAGCAACAGAAGAATCTACAGAAGAGACAACAGATGAGACAACAGAGGAAACAACAGAAGAAACTACAGATGAAGAGACAACAGAAGATACAGAGGATTCTTCAGATGATACAGCAATGACAGAAGCTACTGTAGAAGCAGGCGCTGAGACACCAGCAGATGGCGAAGCTCCTTCAGGAGACAAACCAGACGGTGAAGCACCATCAGGTGACAAGCCAGAGGGCGAGGCTCCATCAGGTGATGGCGAAGCAGCAGAGGGCGAAGCACCATCAGGTGGCGGGGAAGCACCAGCAGATGGTGAGACTCCATCAGGTGACGGGGAAGCACCAGCAGATATGGGCGATGCTCAGACAGAACTTACACTTTCTGATATCGAAGTAGGCACACAGGTTGCAGTTACATTCGACGCAGATGGTAACGTTGAATCAGTAGAAATTCTTGGTGGTACTCAGTCAGCCATGGGTCAGCCAGGTGGAAACATGACATCAGCTTCAGACATTACATACTCAGCATTATATGAGTACAGTGCAGATGAGACTGTAGAGGGCGAGACAATCGCCTCTACAGGCACTGATGAAAATGCAATCCTTGTAACAGATGGTGAAGTTACAGTAAAGGATTCAACAATTACAAGAACTTCAGATGACAGCACAGGTGGCGACAATTCTTCTTTCTATGGAGTTGGCGCCACTTTACTTACAACAGGTGGAACACTTACAGTTGACAATGTGACTATTGACTCAGATGCAGCAGGTGGTGCTGGCGTATTCGCATATGGCGATGGTGTGGCTTATGTATCTAATTCAACAATCACAACACAGCAGAACACATCAGGTGGTATCCACGTTGCAGGTGGCGGTACACTTTACGCTAACGACAACACAGTTGAAACAAACGGCGAATCAGCAGCTGCAATTCGTTCAGATAGAGGTGGCGGAACAATGGTAGTTGATGGTGGTACATACACATCAAATGGTTCTGGCTCACCAGCAGTATACTGTACAGCAGATATCACAATCTCAAATGCAACACTTACAGCAACAGGCGCTGAGGCCGTATGTATCGAAGGTCTCAACTCACTTACACTTACAGATTGCGACTTAACAGGTAACATTCCAACAAGCGAGCAGAATGACTGCGATTGGAACATCATCCTTTACCAGTCAATGTCAGGTGATTCAGAAGTAGGTAACTCTACATTCTCTATGACAGGCGGCAGCATCACTGCAAAGAATGGCGGTATGTTCTACACAACAAATACAGAGTCAACATTCATTCTTGAAAACGTTGATATCACATACGCTGATGAAAATGACTTCTTCCTTAGGGTTACAGGAAATGCAAACCAGAGAGGTTGGGGAACAAGCGGAGAGAACGGAGCACAGTGCTCATTCACAGCTATCAACCAGGAAATGGAAGGCGATATCATCTGGGATACAATCTCAACACTTGATATGGAAATGACAGATGGCTCAGTTCTTACAGGTGCATTCATCGATGATGAGTCAGCTGCAGGAAACGGTGGTGATGGATACGCAAACCTTACAATCGACTCTTCATCTAAGTGGGTTGTAACAGGCGATTCAGTTCTTACATCACTTACAAACAACGGAACAATCGTTGATGAAGACGGAAACACAGTTTCAATCGTTGGTACAGACGGCACTGTATACGTAGAGGGCACAAGCTCATACACAATCACAATATCTGAGTACGCAGACTAA